The Pseudodesulfovibrio alkaliphilus genome has a window encoding:
- a CDS encoding DUF5989 family protein — translation MDFLKDLWGFLRERKKFWLLPIILVLLLFGALIVLTSGSAIAPFIYTVF, via the coding sequence GTGGACTTTCTCAAGGATCTCTGGGGATTTCTCCGTGAACGCAAGAAGTTCTGGCTGCTGCCGATCATTCTTGTGCTTCTGCTGTTTGGCGCACTCATCGTATTGACGAGCGGTTCTGCCATCGCACCCTTCATCTACACTGTCTTCTAG
- a CDS encoding ABC transporter ATP-binding protein, giving the protein MNTPLLEVENLHVKYGNIEALHGISFTVGEGEIVTLIGANGAGKSTTLMAVAQLPPPEAPKITGGDIRFRGKSILGMSPDRVVADLHLALVPEGRHIFGNLTVEENLKLATYARKDGVNELDRDYKRVYQLFPRLNERRKQRSESLSGGEQQMLAVGRALMSGCRFIMLDEPSMGLAPLLMYDMFRTLKELNEEGMTILLIEQNANLALKFAHRGYVIDTGEIVAQGPCKTLMENPEVKKAYLGG; this is encoded by the coding sequence ATGAACACCCCTCTTCTCGAAGTCGAAAACCTCCACGTCAAATACGGCAACATCGAAGCCCTGCACGGCATCTCCTTCACCGTGGGCGAGGGCGAGATCGTCACCCTCATCGGGGCAAACGGGGCGGGCAAATCCACCACCCTCATGGCCGTGGCCCAGTTGCCGCCGCCCGAAGCGCCCAAGATCACCGGCGGCGACATCCGCTTTCGGGGCAAGTCCATCCTGGGCATGTCCCCCGACCGTGTCGTGGCCGACCTCCACCTCGCCCTGGTGCCCGAGGGCCGCCACATCTTCGGCAACCTGACCGTGGAGGAAAACCTCAAACTGGCCACCTATGCCCGCAAGGACGGCGTCAACGAACTGGACCGCGACTACAAACGCGTCTACCAGCTTTTCCCACGCCTCAACGAACGGCGCAAGCAGCGCTCGGAGTCCCTGTCAGGCGGCGAGCAGCAGATGCTGGCCGTGGGCCGCGCCCTCATGTCCGGCTGCCGCTTCATCATGCTTGACGAACCCTCCATGGGTCTGGCACCGCTTCTGATGTACGACATGTTCCGTACCCTCAAGGAACTCAACGAAGAAGGTATGACCATCCTGCTCATCGAGCAAAACGCCAACCTGGCCCTCAAGTTCGCCCACCGGGGTTACGTCATCGACACCGGCGAGATCGTGGCTCAGGGCCCCTGCAAAACGCTCATGGAGAACCCCGAGGTCAAGAAGGCGTATCTGGGCGGGTAA
- a CDS encoding ABC transporter substrate-binding protein, whose amino-acid sequence MKAFFKGAGLLGLMLVCSAFLLAGCGEDKVQTIKIGFNLPLTGDIPEVGEGSKNAAEMYLKDINDAGGLEVGGIKYPLQFVYMDNESKAESATNVALKLIDQEKVVAIIGPNSSKQAVPAGGTCNDNRVPMISPWSTNPSTTLDRPWVFRAAFLDPFQGPVVADFAAKKFNAKTAAVLFDVSNDYSKGLAEIFKSSWEAKGLGPVVAFESHGTKDQDFSAQLTKIVAANPDFLFVPNNYNQVALIVNQARDLGYMGPFMGSDAWGTPDLVKLCGAQCYGNYFSTHYAAAGAQGATKVFIDRYQELYGSTPADYAALTWDSIGMMVEAIKNAGQVYADPVQMRTAIRDGLAAIKSFDGITGSSKFDAQGDPIKCAVVVKISDDGEFVFEESVCP is encoded by the coding sequence ATGAAAGCGTTTTTTAAAGGTGCGGGCCTGCTTGGCCTCATGCTCGTGTGCAGCGCCTTCCTTCTTGCCGGATGCGGCGAGGACAAGGTCCAGACCATCAAGATCGGTTTCAACCTGCCCCTGACCGGCGACATTCCCGAGGTCGGAGAAGGTTCCAAGAACGCGGCGGAGATGTATCTCAAGGACATCAACGACGCGGGCGGCCTGGAAGTGGGCGGAATCAAGTACCCCCTCCAGTTCGTTTACATGGACAACGAGTCCAAGGCCGAGTCCGCCACCAACGTGGCACTGAAGCTCATCGACCAGGAGAAGGTCGTGGCCATCATCGGCCCCAACTCCTCCAAGCAAGCCGTGCCCGCAGGCGGCACCTGCAACGACAACCGCGTCCCCATGATCTCGCCCTGGTCCACCAACCCCAGCACCACCCTTGACCGTCCCTGGGTCTTCCGCGCCGCCTTCCTCGACCCGTTCCAGGGCCCTGTGGTGGCCGACTTCGCTGCCAAGAAGTTCAACGCCAAGACGGCCGCCGTGCTCTTCGACGTGTCCAACGACTACTCCAAGGGCCTGGCCGAAATCTTCAAGTCCTCCTGGGAAGCCAAGGGCCTCGGCCCTGTCGTGGCCTTCGAGTCCCACGGCACCAAGGATCAGGACTTCTCGGCCCAGCTGACCAAGATCGTGGCCGCCAACCCCGACTTCCTCTTCGTGCCCAACAACTACAACCAGGTCGCCCTGATTGTGAACCAGGCGCGTGACCTCGGCTACATGGGTCCGTTCATGGGCTCCGACGCCTGGGGCACCCCGGATCTGGTCAAGCTCTGCGGTGCGCAGTGCTACGGCAACTACTTCTCCACCCACTACGCCGCCGCAGGCGCCCAAGGCGCCACCAAGGTCTTCATCGACCGCTACCAGGAGCTCTACGGCTCTACCCCGGCCGACTATGCCGCCCTGACCTGGGACTCCATCGGCATGATGGTCGAGGCCATCAAAAACGCTGGCCAGGTCTACGCCGACCCGGTCCAGATGCGCACCGCCATCCGCGACGGGCTGGCCGCCATCAAGTCCTTTGACGGCATCACCGGCTCCTCCAAGTTCGATGCCCAGGGCGACCCCATCAAGTGCGCCGTGGTCGTCAAGATCAGCGACGATGGCGAGTTCGTCTTCGAAGAGTCCGTCTGCCCCTAG
- a CDS encoding long-chain-fatty-acid--CoA ligase, producing MEHLDRPWLKFYDAEVSPTLDYEKIPLFKYLDRAAHKWPGRKAVVFKNWSVNYARLKTMSEVFAANLRDAGVRKGDRVAVMLPNLPQTIVAVWGALRSGAVVTMTNPLYMETEIIHQFNDADVRVCITLDLLWPKLVRLRDAIPVRKFFVTTIGEGLRFPLNLLYALQARKNRSAPRVPYDGASIIPFKALTQGRKTYTNERVCPDDTALLQYTGGTTGVAKGCVLTHANIGANIQQCQSMMHTLGQRQETFLGVLPYFHIYGFTTCLAWPTSMGATLAPFPRYVPLDVLKGIHKLRPTVFPGAPSLYVSLLQQKDIAKYDLSSIDCCVSGSAPMPVEHMEQFKERAGTAIAEGYGLTEASPVTHFNPIKGVRKPGSIGLPFPDTDAKIVDMEVGGEPLPPGKRGELVIRGPQVMQGYYNRPDATADVLRNGWLYTGDIAYMDEEGYFFIVDRKKDLIISGGYNIYPREIDEVLHTHPKIMEAVSVGIPHDARGEIVKAYVVLQPGESLTRNEVMAFCREKLANYKVPRQVEFRQSLPKTMVGKVLRRALREEEEAKCAKNKGKQPSPDAT from the coding sequence ATGGAGCATCTGGACCGCCCCTGGCTCAAGTTTTACGATGCCGAGGTCTCCCCGACCCTGGACTACGAAAAAATTCCCCTCTTCAAGTACCTGGACAGGGCCGCCCACAAATGGCCTGGACGCAAGGCCGTGGTCTTCAAAAACTGGTCGGTCAACTATGCAAGGCTGAAGACCATGTCCGAAGTCTTTGCCGCCAACCTGCGCGATGCTGGTGTTCGCAAGGGGGACCGGGTCGCCGTCATGCTGCCCAACCTGCCCCAGACCATCGTGGCCGTGTGGGGAGCGCTGCGCAGCGGGGCCGTCGTGACCATGACCAACCCGCTGTACATGGAGACCGAGATCATCCATCAGTTCAATGATGCGGATGTGCGCGTCTGCATCACTCTGGATCTGCTCTGGCCCAAGCTCGTCAGGCTGCGCGACGCCATTCCCGTGCGCAAATTCTTCGTCACCACCATAGGCGAGGGGCTCAGGTTCCCGCTCAACCTGCTCTACGCGCTCCAGGCGCGCAAGAACCGCTCCGCCCCCCGGGTGCCCTACGACGGCGCAAGCATCATCCCCTTCAAGGCCCTAACGCAAGGACGCAAGACCTACACCAACGAACGCGTCTGCCCTGACGACACCGCCCTGCTCCAATACACGGGCGGCACCACAGGCGTGGCCAAGGGGTGTGTCCTCACCCACGCCAACATCGGAGCCAACATCCAGCAGTGCCAATCCATGATGCACACTCTGGGGCAACGGCAAGAGACCTTTCTCGGTGTGCTCCCGTATTTCCACATCTACGGATTCACCACCTGTCTGGCCTGGCCCACGAGCATGGGCGCGACCCTGGCGCCCTTTCCGCGCTATGTGCCCCTGGACGTGCTCAAGGGCATCCACAAGCTCAGGCCCACGGTGTTTCCCGGCGCACCGTCGCTCTACGTCTCCCTGCTCCAGCAAAAGGACATCGCCAAGTACGATCTCTCCAGCATCGACTGTTGCGTGTCCGGCTCCGCCCCCATGCCGGTTGAACACATGGAGCAGTTCAAGGAGCGCGCCGGCACGGCCATCGCCGAAGGCTACGGCCTGACCGAAGCTTCGCCCGTAACCCACTTCAATCCCATCAAGGGGGTGCGCAAACCCGGCTCCATCGGCCTGCCCTTCCCGGACACCGATGCCAAGATCGTGGACATGGAAGTGGGCGGCGAGCCCCTGCCGCCGGGCAAGCGCGGTGAACTGGTCATCCGCGGCCCCCAAGTGATGCAGGGCTACTACAACCGTCCCGATGCCACCGCCGACGTACTCAGAAACGGCTGGCTCTACACGGGCGACATCGCCTACATGGACGAGGAGGGGTACTTCTTCATCGTGGACCGCAAAAAAGACCTCATCATCTCGGGCGGATACAACATCTATCCTCGCGAGATCGACGAAGTCCTGCACACCCACCCCAAGATCATGGAGGCCGTGAGCGTGGGCATTCCCCACGATGCCAGGGGCGAAATCGTCAAGGCCTATGTGGTTCTCCAGCCCGGTGAAAGCCTGACCCGCAACGAGGTCATGGCATTTTGCCGTGAAAAACTCGCCAACTACAAGGTGCCGCGCCAGGTGGAATTTCGCCAATCCCTGCCCAAGACCATGGTGGGCAAGGTGCTGCGCCGCGCCCTGCGCGAGGAGGAAGAGGCCAAGTGCGCCAAAAATAAAGGCAAACAGCCGTCGCCTGACGCTACCTAG
- a CDS encoding carbamoyltransferase family protein produces MPEAILGISAFYHDSAAALLVDGEIVAAAQEERFTRRKHDPAFPTNAARFVLGEAGVAFGDLKAVAFYDKPYIKFERLLETYNGFAPKGLASFLASMPVWIKEKLFMRHMLKEEFGKLGPGSPKLLFPEHHLSHAASAFFPSPYEEAAILTVDGVGEWATTTIGKGSGNAVAILRELHFPHSLGLLYSAFTAFCGFKVNSGEYKLMGLAPYGNPDSDRVAHWKERIHAELIDLRDDGSLLLNMDYFAYATGLTMFYSGKWESLFGIPARQPEENIGQEHMDLALAIQQVTEDVVFRLAETARELTGCRKLVMAGGVALNCVANGKLIRRGTFDDVWVQPAAGDAGGALGAALAAWHIGQDRERRPATPDAMQGCYLGPEFGPVSIARTARRHAAPFTRFDDFDGLCAAVSDLLAKGNCVGWFQGRMEYGPRALGNRSILGDPRHPDMQRKLNLKIKYREGFRPFAPSVLAEEAANYFELDRPSPYMLVVAPVAGQRLNPLPDGYNDMPMYERLYVQRSDIPAVTHVDSSARIQTVSADTNPRYWRLVNTLLDRHGCGLVVNTSFNVRGEPIVCTPEDAYRCFMRTEMDCLVMGDFLFLKQDQPTWSEKENWRDTFELD; encoded by the coding sequence TTGCCAGAGGCCATCCTCGGAATATCGGCGTTTTATCACGACTCGGCAGCGGCCCTGCTGGTCGATGGCGAGATTGTGGCCGCGGCCCAGGAAGAGCGCTTCACCCGCCGCAAGCACGATCCCGCGTTTCCGACCAATGCAGCGCGTTTCGTGCTCGGCGAAGCGGGCGTCGCCTTTGGCGACCTTAAGGCCGTGGCCTTCTACGACAAGCCATACATCAAGTTCGAGCGGCTCCTTGAGACCTACAACGGATTCGCCCCCAAGGGGCTGGCGAGTTTTCTCGCCTCCATGCCGGTCTGGATCAAGGAAAAGCTCTTCATGCGCCACATGCTTAAGGAAGAGTTTGGCAAGCTCGGTCCGGGCAGCCCCAAGCTGCTCTTTCCCGAGCACCACCTTTCCCATGCGGCCAGCGCGTTTTTCCCCTCCCCCTATGAGGAGGCCGCGATCCTGACCGTGGACGGTGTCGGCGAATGGGCCACCACCACCATTGGCAAGGGTTCGGGCAATGCCGTCGCCATCCTGCGCGAACTGCACTTCCCCCACTCCCTGGGGCTGCTCTACTCCGCCTTCACCGCCTTTTGCGGGTTCAAGGTCAATTCCGGCGAGTACAAGCTGATGGGCCTCGCCCCTTACGGCAACCCGGATTCGGATAGGGTGGCACACTGGAAGGAGCGCATCCACGCCGAGCTTATTGACCTGCGCGACGACGGCTCCCTGCTCCTCAACATGGACTATTTCGCCTACGCCACGGGCCTGACCATGTTCTACTCCGGCAAGTGGGAGAGCCTCTTCGGCATCCCTGCGCGACAGCCCGAGGAGAACATCGGCCAGGAACACATGGACCTGGCCCTGGCCATTCAGCAGGTGACCGAGGATGTCGTCTTCCGGCTCGCGGAAACGGCGCGTGAACTGACCGGCTGTCGCAAGCTGGTCATGGCCGGCGGCGTGGCGCTCAACTGCGTGGCCAACGGCAAGCTCATCCGACGCGGCACCTTCGACGATGTCTGGGTCCAGCCCGCTGCGGGTGACGCAGGCGGCGCCTTGGGTGCCGCCCTGGCCGCGTGGCACATCGGTCAGGACAGGGAGCGCAGGCCCGCGACGCCTGACGCCATGCAGGGATGCTATCTGGGGCCCGAGTTCGGCCCGGTAAGCATTGCGCGGACGGCCCGGCGCCACGCTGCTCCCTTCACCCGGTTCGACGACTTTGACGGCTTATGTGCCGCAGTGTCCGATCTGCTGGCTAAGGGCAATTGCGTGGGCTGGTTCCAGGGGCGCATGGAATACGGTCCCAGAGCCCTGGGCAACCGGAGTATCCTGGGCGACCCGCGCCACCCCGACATGCAGCGCAAGCTCAATCTCAAGATCAAATACCGCGAAGGGTTCCGGCCTTTTGCCCCGTCGGTGCTGGCGGAAGAGGCTGCCAACTACTTCGAGCTGGACAGGCCCTCACCCTACATGCTCGTTGTTGCCCCGGTGGCCGGACAGCGGCTCAATCCCCTGCCGGACGGCTACAACGACATGCCCATGTACGAGCGACTCTACGTCCAGCGCTCGGACATTCCTGCCGTGACCCACGTGGACTCCTCGGCCCGCATCCAGACCGTGTCCGCCGACACCAATCCCCGCTACTGGCGACTGGTGAACACCTTGCTTGACCGCCACGGCTGCGGGCTGGTGGTCAACACCAGCTTCAACGTGCGCGGAGAGCCCATTGTCTGCACCCCGGAGGACGCCTACCGCTGCTTCATGCGCACCGAGATGGACTGCCTGGTCATGGGGGACTTTCTCTTTCTCAAGCAGGACCAGCCGACATGGAGCGAAAAGGAAAACTGGCGCGACACCTTTGAGCTGGACTGA
- a CDS encoding SxtJ family membrane protein: MSDTTRNSRAENKPSRGQAIDTGMALTLICLIGGLLTGRDAWFWAATGALLVNMTFPGLYRLPARLWFGFSALLGTVMSKVILGIIFFGLVTPLALLRKMLGHDPMRLGQWKNGSGSVFVVRDHRFTAKDIQHPF, encoded by the coding sequence ATGTCGGATACCACTAGGAACAGCAGGGCGGAAAATAAACCGAGCAGAGGCCAGGCCATAGACACGGGTATGGCCCTCACCCTCATCTGTCTCATCGGCGGACTGCTGACCGGCAGGGACGCATGGTTTTGGGCCGCCACCGGAGCGCTTCTGGTGAACATGACCTTTCCGGGGCTGTACCGGCTTCCGGCCCGGCTCTGGTTCGGCTTTTCGGCCCTGCTCGGCACGGTGATGTCCAAGGTCATCCTTGGCATCATCTTCTTCGGCCTTGTCACTCCGCTGGCACTGCTGCGTAAAATGCTCGGGCACGACCCGATGCGCCTTGGACAGTGGAAAAACGGAAGCGGCAGCGTTTTCGTCGTCCGCGACCACCGATTCACCGCCAAGGACATTCAACACCCCTTTTAG
- a CDS encoding SGNH/GDSL hydrolase family protein, with translation MRTFFKNALTVFGSVLFTLLLIEVALRFLPVNEGLWAQPINEAAPVMHFAPNRTSTWSRFADFSMVNTVHSNNYGFLNDQDYDPQASLPLIAFIGDSYVEAVMVPYAQTVHGRLAQELDGLWRVYSFGVSGAPLSQYLAMARFVRDEFGPERLYIIVIGNDFDESLLKYKDSPGHHYFEENGESLRLVRKDYSPSLPIRTARNLRLVMYLMTNVQITHTLSTLTAPAVRLQGNTDASTDYERIKDSIRATDAFLDMLPQAAGLDPGNICLIVDAVRPEVYTAETPSDGYFTRMREHLLVSARAMGFQTIDLHPVFRREYLQDGLPFEYPRDGHWSGHGHAACARAILEHGIAPPAP, from the coding sequence ATGCGAACCTTCTTCAAGAACGCTCTGACCGTTTTCGGCTCGGTCTTGTTCACGTTGCTGCTGATCGAGGTCGCGCTTCGCTTCCTGCCTGTCAACGAGGGGCTGTGGGCACAGCCTATCAATGAAGCCGCGCCCGTCATGCACTTTGCGCCCAACAGGACCTCCACCTGGTCCCGGTTCGCGGACTTCTCCATGGTCAACACGGTCCATTCCAACAACTACGGCTTTCTCAACGACCAGGATTACGATCCGCAAGCCTCCCTGCCCCTCATCGCCTTCATCGGCGACAGCTACGTCGAGGCCGTCATGGTGCCGTATGCCCAGACCGTCCATGGACGATTGGCCCAGGAACTGGACGGGCTGTGGCGGGTTTACAGCTTCGGCGTCTCCGGCGCCCCCTTGAGCCAGTACTTGGCCATGGCCCGGTTCGTCCGCGACGAATTCGGCCCGGAGCGCCTGTATATCATCGTTATCGGCAACGACTTCGACGAGAGCCTTCTCAAATACAAGGACTCGCCTGGACACCACTATTTTGAGGAGAATGGGGAATCGCTGCGCCTTGTCCGCAAGGACTACTCACCCTCGCTACCGATACGGACCGCCCGGAACTTGCGGCTTGTCATGTACCTCATGACCAACGTCCAGATCACCCACACCCTCTCCACCCTGACCGCCCCGGCCGTGCGCTTGCAGGGCAACACCGACGCCAGCACGGACTATGAACGCATCAAGGACTCCATCCGGGCAACGGACGCCTTCCTGGACATGCTCCCCCAGGCGGCCGGACTTGATCCCGGTAACATCTGCCTGATCGTGGATGCGGTCAGACCGGAGGTCTATACCGCCGAAACCCCAAGCGACGGCTATTTTACCAGAATGCGCGAACATCTTTTGGTCTCTGCCAGGGCTATGGGCTTCCAGACCATTGACCTGCACCCCGTTTTTCGTCGGGAATATCTTCAAGACGGTCTGCCCTTTGAATACCCGCGGGACGGCCACTGGAGCGGCCACGGCCATGCAGCCTGCGCACGGGCGATCCTTGAGCACGGCATCGCGCCGCCCGCGCCCTGA
- a CDS encoding branched-chain amino acid ABC transporter permease, producing MDFIIQNILNALQWGSFYALIALGYTLVYGVLRLINFAHGDIFMVGAYIAFFLASTMLGPSIGLSPSMTFVLAVPLTMALTACVGVTLERIAYRPLRRKGAHRLYVVITALMCGLILEYGNLAVLGASRLKFPDLIEKSVWSFGDVTMTNLKVIVIVAAVAVFIFLNFIVTKTKIGMAMRGISYDKFAIPLMGIPIDSIIVFTFILGSGFAGLAGLLFAMSYPILEPFMGMIIGWKAFIAAVVGGIGDIRGAFYGGFLLGFIEVGVVTVFPSTYRDLFAFSILLLILWMKPTGLFGMPQSTKI from the coding sequence GTGGACTTCATCATTCAAAACATACTCAACGCCCTGCAGTGGGGGAGTTTCTATGCGCTCATCGCCCTGGGGTACACCCTGGTCTACGGCGTGCTGCGCCTCATCAACTTCGCCCACGGGGACATCTTCATGGTCGGGGCGTACATCGCCTTTTTTCTTGCCTCGACGATGCTCGGTCCATCAATCGGCCTTTCGCCGTCCATGACCTTTGTTCTGGCCGTGCCCCTGACCATGGCCCTCACCGCCTGCGTCGGCGTCACTCTTGAACGCATCGCCTACCGCCCCCTGCGCAGAAAGGGAGCCCACCGGCTGTATGTGGTCATCACCGCGCTCATGTGCGGCCTGATCCTTGAATACGGCAACCTCGCGGTGCTGGGCGCCAGCCGCCTGAAATTTCCTGACCTGATCGAAAAATCCGTCTGGTCCTTTGGCGACGTGACCATGACCAACCTCAAGGTCATCGTCATCGTCGCGGCCGTGGCGGTCTTCATCTTCCTGAACTTCATCGTCACCAAGACCAAGATCGGCATGGCCATGCGCGGCATCTCCTACGACAAGTTCGCCATCCCGCTCATGGGCATCCCCATCGACTCCATCATCGTCTTCACCTTCATTCTCGGCTCCGGGTTCGCCGGGCTGGCCGGGCTGCTTTTCGCCATGTCCTATCCCATCCTCGAACCCTTTATGGGCATGATCATCGGGTGGAAGGCGTTCATCGCCGCGGTGGTCGGCGGCATCGGCGACATCCGGGGGGCCTTCTACGGCGGCTTCCTGCTCGGCTTCATCGAGGTCGGCGTGGTCACGGTCTTTCCGTCCACCTATCGCGACCTCTTCGCCTTCAGCATTCTGCTGCTCATCCTCTGGATGAAGCCAACCGGACTGTTCGGCATGCCACAGTCCACCAAGATCTAG
- a CDS encoding branched-chain amino acid ABC transporter permease, whose protein sequence is MQKYSLNILMAGLAVLLLVLAHFRVIDNYIQAVLMFVGINIMMSTSLNLVNGNMGEFTCGHAAFMCMGAYTSSVLSVLFFGKAFGAPLFPESMAMLVFPIMILLGGVAASLTSVLVAVPAFKTRDDYLAIITIAVNYMVISAIENMDFIGGSRGFQGMKDTVWAMQDTLSFPWMLFWVITFTVFCIWVIRRFITSTYGKGVNAVCQDEVAAEIMSVNTNKIKLVNFMISAGLAGCAGGLFAHIVGYVNPQSFNILKSTEAMVMVYLGGMGSLSGAVISAVLFTGLLEVLRSQALVDAMLSPVTFFFPEWDPSAGVIKWVFIPLLLVLIMQFRPEGIMGNKELSDVFPKLKKYYTFK, encoded by the coding sequence ATGCAGAAATACTCTCTCAACATCCTCATGGCGGGACTGGCCGTCTTGCTCCTGGTGCTGGCCCATTTCCGGGTCATCGACAACTACATCCAGGCGGTCCTGATGTTCGTTGGCATCAACATCATGATGTCCACCAGCCTCAACCTGGTGAACGGCAACATGGGCGAATTCACCTGCGGGCATGCCGCCTTCATGTGTATGGGCGCGTACACCTCGTCCGTCCTTTCCGTTCTTTTCTTTGGCAAGGCCTTTGGCGCCCCGCTGTTCCCCGAATCCATGGCCATGCTCGTCTTTCCAATCATGATCCTGCTTGGCGGTGTGGCCGCGTCCCTGACCAGTGTGCTGGTGGCGGTTCCGGCCTTCAAGACCCGCGACGACTACCTGGCCATCATCACCATCGCCGTGAACTACATGGTCATCTCCGCCATCGAAAACATGGACTTTATCGGCGGCTCCAGGGGATTTCAGGGCATGAAGGACACGGTCTGGGCCATGCAGGACACCTTAAGCTTCCCCTGGATGCTCTTCTGGGTCATCACCTTCACGGTATTCTGCATCTGGGTGATCCGCCGCTTCATCACCTCCACCTACGGCAAGGGCGTCAACGCCGTGTGCCAGGACGAGGTGGCGGCGGAAATCATGTCGGTGAACACCAACAAGATCAAACTGGTCAACTTCATGATCTCAGCCGGCCTGGCCGGATGCGCGGGCGGCCTGTTCGCCCACATCGTCGGCTACGTCAACCCCCAGTCCTTCAACATCCTCAAGTCCACCGAGGCCATGGTCATGGTCTATCTCGGCGGCATGGGCTCCCTTTCCGGCGCGGTCATTTCCGCCGTGCTCTTCACCGGCCTGCTCGAGGTGCTGCGCTCACAGGCCCTGGTGGACGCGATGCTCTCCCCGGTGACCTTCTTCTTCCCGGAATGGGACCCCTCGGCGGGCGTCATCAAATGGGTCTTCATCCCGCTGCTCCTGGTCCTGATCATGCAGTTCAGGCCCGAGGGCATCATGGGCAACAAGGAGTTGTCGGACGTGTTCCCCAAACTCAAAAAATACTACACGTTCAAGTAG
- a CDS encoding ABC transporter ATP-binding protein, which produces MTLLKIDGLTQRFGGLQAVSEFNIEMKGRELMGLIGPNGAGKTTIFNLISGFYQPTEGTITLDGNPTAGLRPHQVTSLGVARTFQNIRLWHDMTVLDNIRIAQHYRMGYSVWDSVIRGKKYRAREQRILEIAEELLEAMSLTEYAREYPKNLPYGLQRRVEIARAMSIRPKLLLLDEPAAGLNSSDVEGLIKLIRWIHDTFDITILMIEHQMKVVTSLCQWIKVIDFGATIAEGTAEHIQSNPAVIKAYLGDDTL; this is translated from the coding sequence ATGACTTTGCTGAAAATCGACGGCCTGACCCAGCGCTTTGGCGGTCTGCAAGCCGTGTCCGAGTTCAATATCGAGATGAAGGGCCGCGAACTGATGGGGCTCATCGGTCCCAACGGCGCGGGAAAGACCACCATCTTCAACCTCATCTCCGGCTTCTACCAGCCCACCGAGGGCACCATCACCCTGGACGGCAATCCCACGGCCGGTCTTCGGCCGCATCAGGTCACCTCCCTTGGCGTGGCCCGCACCTTCCAGAACATCCGCCTGTGGCACGACATGACCGTGCTCGACAACATACGCATCGCCCAGCACTACCGCATGGGATACTCGGTGTGGGACTCGGTCATCCGCGGCAAGAAATACCGCGCACGCGAGCAGCGCATCCTTGAAATCGCCGAGGAGCTGCTCGAAGCCATGAGCCTGACGGAATACGCCCGGGAATACCCGAAAAATCTGCCCTACGGCCTGCAACGGCGGGTGGAGATCGCCCGCGCCATGTCCATCCGGCCAAAGCTGCTGCTGCTCGACGAACCCGCTGCCGGGCTCAACTCCTCCGATGTCGAAGGGTTGATCAAGCTGATCCGCTGGATTCACGACACCTTTGACATCACCATCCTGATGATCGAGCACCAGATGAAGGTCGTCACCAGCCTGTGCCAGTGGATCAAGGTCATCGATTTCGGGGCCACCATCGCCGAAGGCACCGCAGAACACATCCAGAGCAACCCGGCGGTCATCAAGGCATATCTCGGAGACGACACCCTATGA
- a CDS encoding winged helix-turn-helix transcriptional regulator: protein MSDHVATANMGMLITDGHYLRPSKSTRVLAILDALSRESALSQFELGRKLNLSGAMVNQYLKQLQSGGLVEFLPVNGKSYRYALTDQGRQSRRTMFSDYSSETVRLYTTIKDYVLSRLDGLESRGKKRLALFGAAETCEVVLSALRDSDFQVVALLDNDFRKQGQIFNGYVVSAPHVLEQVDCDAVVITSFGKQAEIYEQIKPLSEKRGFQIVRF, encoded by the coding sequence ATGTCAGACCACGTCGCAACCGCCAACATGGGCATGCTGATCACAGACGGCCACTATTTGCGGCCAAGCAAGAGCACACGGGTGCTCGCCATCCTGGATGCCCTCTCCCGCGAAAGTGCGCTCTCGCAGTTCGAGCTTGGTCGCAAGCTCAACCTCTCCGGGGCCATGGTCAACCAGTATCTCAAGCAACTCCAGTCCGGGGGGCTGGTGGAGTTTTTGCCGGTCAACGGCAAGAGCTACCGCTACGCCCTGACCGATCAGGGGCGGCAGTCCCGGCGCACGATGTTTTCCGACTACTCGTCCGAAACCGTGCGCCTGTACACCACCATCAAGGATTACGTTCTCTCCCGGCTTGATGGCCTTGAAAGCCGGGGAAAAAAACGGCTGGCGCTTTTTGGCGCGGCCGAGACATGCGAGGTGGTCCTGTCCGCCCTTCGGGACAGTGATTTTCAGGTTGTCGCACTGCTCGACAACGATTTCAGGAAACAGGGGCAGATCTTCAACGGGTATGTGGTTTCCGCGCCACATGTCCTGGAGCAGGTCGATTGTGATGCCGTGGTCATCACCTCGTTCGGCAAGCAAGCCGAGATATACGAGCAGATCAAGCCACTCTCCGAAAAGCGCGGATTCCAAATCGTGAGATTCTGA